Proteins from a single region of Pseudarthrobacter sp. NIBRBAC000502772:
- a CDS encoding NAD(P) transhydrogenase subunit alpha, which translates to MDGMSLLTVTVLAVFVGFEVVSKVSSTLHTPLMSGANAIHGIILVGAIIVAGQAADPWILAVALLAVVLATANLVGGFVVTDRMLHMFRARKDVVRQEATLKESTGREEAK; encoded by the coding sequence ATGGACGGCATGAGCCTTCTGACGGTCACCGTGCTGGCGGTGTTTGTGGGCTTCGAAGTGGTTTCCAAGGTCTCCAGCACCCTGCACACGCCGCTGATGTCCGGAGCCAACGCCATCCACGGCATCATCCTGGTGGGCGCGATCATCGTGGCCGGCCAGGCGGCGGACCCGTGGATCCTGGCCGTGGCGCTGCTCGCGGTAGTGCTGGCCACCGCCAACCTCGTGGGCGGCTTTGTGGTGACGGACCGGATGCTGCACATGTTCCGTGCCCGGAAAGACGTGGTCCGCCAGGAAGCCACGCTCAAGGAATCCACCGGCAGGGAGGAAGCAAAGTGA
- a CDS encoding Re/Si-specific NAD(P)(+) transhydrogenase subunit alpha — MKLGIPRERHEGERRVAATPETVKQLAGLGLDVLIEAGAGAAAGHSDHDYADAGARIVQDLDPGELNVLVHVRPLEPPTAAALKRGAVTIGLASPSSELATVQALVEAGVSAFALELVPRISRAQSMDALSSQALVAGYRCVLEAAIRLPRFFPLYMTAAGTVPPARVLVLGAGVAGLQAIGTAKRLGARVSANDIRPASADEVASMGGTFIKLDLETAEASGGYARELSADRGALQRELLAPHVAVADVLITTAAVPGRRAPLLVSRQMVQGMRPGSVVVDLAAESGGNVEGVVPGEDILVPTADGQGHVTLVGLKDAPSAMAQDASRLYAKNVANLLALMVRDGTVAPDFDDDVIAGACLTHDGEVRHLPTAEALAALVPALPDHAPRVQNDTVQNEGGI, encoded by the coding sequence TTGAAACTGGGCATACCGCGGGAACGTCATGAGGGTGAGCGGCGTGTGGCCGCCACGCCGGAAACGGTCAAGCAGCTGGCGGGGCTTGGCCTGGACGTCCTGATCGAGGCAGGAGCAGGGGCCGCCGCCGGCCACTCGGACCACGATTACGCCGATGCCGGCGCCCGCATCGTCCAGGACCTGGATCCCGGCGAACTGAACGTCCTGGTCCACGTCCGCCCGCTGGAACCCCCGACGGCGGCAGCCCTGAAGAGGGGCGCCGTCACCATTGGCCTGGCCTCGCCGTCGTCCGAACTCGCCACCGTGCAGGCGCTCGTGGAGGCCGGCGTCAGCGCCTTCGCCCTGGAACTGGTGCCCCGCATCTCGCGCGCCCAGTCCATGGACGCGCTCAGCTCCCAGGCCCTGGTGGCCGGCTACCGCTGCGTGCTCGAAGCCGCCATCCGGCTCCCGCGCTTTTTCCCGCTGTACATGACCGCCGCCGGCACCGTCCCGCCGGCCCGCGTGCTGGTGCTCGGCGCCGGGGTTGCCGGGCTGCAGGCCATCGGCACCGCAAAACGGCTGGGCGCCCGGGTCTCCGCCAACGACATCCGGCCCGCCTCCGCTGACGAGGTCGCGTCGATGGGCGGCACGTTCATCAAGCTGGACCTGGAAACGGCGGAGGCATCGGGTGGCTACGCCCGCGAACTCAGTGCCGACCGCGGCGCCCTCCAGCGTGAACTCCTCGCCCCGCACGTCGCCGTGGCGGATGTCCTGATCACGACGGCGGCCGTCCCGGGCAGGCGCGCACCGCTCCTCGTGAGCCGCCAAATGGTGCAGGGCATGCGCCCCGGCTCCGTCGTCGTCGACCTCGCCGCTGAGTCCGGCGGCAACGTGGAGGGCGTTGTTCCCGGCGAGGACATCCTGGTTCCGACCGCCGACGGGCAGGGCCACGTCACGCTGGTGGGGCTGAAGGACGCACCGTCCGCGATGGCGCAGGACGCGTCCCGCCTGTATGCCAAGAACGTGGCCAACCTGCTCGCCCTGATGGTCCGGGACGGCACCGTTGCCCCCGATTTCGACGACGACGTGATCGCCGGCGCGTGCCTCACGCACGACGGCGAGGTGCGGCACCTGCCCACGGCCGAGGCCCTGGCGGCACTCGTCCCCGCCCTGCCCGACCATGCGCCCCGGGTCCAGAACGACACGGTCCAGAACGAAGGGGGAATCTGA
- a CDS encoding helix-turn-helix transcriptional regulator yields the protein MPAFEARSPKEFGAAVKHARTGRGLTQEQLAEELGIPRLYLASLESGTPTLWATRMFRTLRRLGIRVTISYDVPAGSTGA from the coding sequence ATGCCCGCCTTCGAAGCCCGCAGCCCCAAGGAATTCGGCGCCGCAGTAAAGCACGCGCGCACTGGACGCGGATTGACGCAGGAACAGCTGGCGGAGGAACTCGGTATCCCCCGCCTGTATCTTGCGAGCCTTGAGTCCGGTACCCCGACCCTATGGGCCACACGCATGTTCCGGACTCTTCGTCGCCTTGGAATCAGGGTGACCATCAGCTACGACGTTCCCGCAGGATCCACTGGTGCCTGA
- a CDS encoding type II toxin-antitoxin system HipA family toxin, translated as MDAYLYDDHIGTVTPTRRDRRQVTFTVNPSFAGAPGLLSEGFSLVPGTTVDTRQVSNFLGGYAPEGNHRIQLARKARIDESDLFAFLKKYGLTMAGALSFRTDSPGDHAPGAYRPLNTREVIRKLETAQRDFDLGNEPDSGRSMLPGFQPKVLLAKFADEWAYPENRAHSTHILKPPPPHRPATIFDEYYSHELSRHMGLTRFQSELVTYNQVTFLAIQRYDRIVEGEAVRPIHQEDAAQALGLDWTDSAVKFQNPEQPHSPLRPTARRIAELFGSFGDGTDLEIWLQHLVYNVIIGNHDAHAKNASIVHEPKGDSRIADLYDAVPILHINDDPSRIGSRKIGDELSLAIGGEFNHHRITLDHFYAEAASWGGIGKRRIESVIRDTLARLAVALNDTPVISGGSPALRDRIGYNLDRIESGKSIGKPKRPIAAWSKRA; from the coding sequence TTGGACGCCTATCTCTACGATGATCACATTGGCACGGTAACGCCCACGCGGCGGGACCGGCGGCAGGTGACATTCACGGTGAACCCTTCATTCGCCGGAGCGCCAGGGCTTCTCAGTGAGGGTTTCTCACTCGTCCCGGGGACAACTGTCGACACCCGGCAGGTCTCCAATTTTCTCGGCGGTTACGCCCCCGAAGGAAACCACCGCATCCAGCTTGCACGTAAGGCCCGCATTGATGAGAGTGACCTGTTCGCATTCCTCAAGAAATACGGCCTAACCATGGCCGGGGCCCTCTCCTTCCGAACCGATTCGCCCGGCGACCATGCCCCTGGAGCTTACCGGCCTCTCAACACGCGAGAAGTGATCCGTAAGCTCGAAACAGCCCAGCGGGACTTTGACCTGGGAAATGAGCCAGACAGCGGCCGCTCGATGCTCCCGGGGTTCCAGCCAAAAGTTCTCCTGGCGAAATTCGCTGATGAGTGGGCCTACCCGGAGAATCGGGCGCATTCGACTCACATTCTTAAGCCGCCGCCACCACACCGCCCTGCCACAATCTTCGATGAGTACTACTCCCACGAACTGTCACGACACATGGGTCTGACCAGGTTCCAGAGTGAGCTGGTCACCTACAACCAAGTCACGTTCCTTGCCATCCAGCGATACGACCGCATCGTCGAGGGAGAAGCCGTCCGTCCCATCCATCAGGAGGACGCTGCACAGGCCCTCGGACTCGATTGGACTGACTCCGCCGTCAAGTTTCAGAATCCCGAGCAGCCCCACTCGCCGCTAAGGCCCACGGCCCGGAGGATCGCGGAACTCTTTGGATCCTTCGGCGACGGGACAGATCTTGAGATTTGGTTGCAGCACCTGGTCTACAACGTGATCATCGGCAATCATGACGCGCACGCGAAAAACGCGTCCATAGTTCATGAACCGAAGGGGGATTCACGGATCGCCGACCTCTACGACGCCGTCCCCATTCTGCACATTAACGACGATCCGTCGCGGATCGGTTCTCGGAAGATTGGCGACGAGCTGTCGTTGGCGATCGGCGGTGAGTTCAACCACCACCGGATCACCCTTGATCATTTCTACGCCGAAGCCGCCAGCTGGGGTGGAATTGGAAAACGACGCATCGAGTCGGTCATTCGCGACACGCTTGCCCGCCTGGCTGTTGCCCTGAACGATACTCCGGTCATTTCCGGCGGTAGCCCCGCTCTCCGGGACAGGATCGGCTATAACCTCGATCGGATTGAATCCGGAAAGTCGATCGGAAAGCCAAAAAGGCCGATCGCCGCCTGGTCGAAACGCGCCTGA
- a CDS encoding IclR family transcriptional regulator C-terminal domain-containing protein produces the protein MTNAPADSRAAPQASDQYVQSLARGLAVIRAFDTDHPVMTLTEVAARTDLTRATARRFLHTLVELDYVRTDGKTFALTAKVLQLGYAYLSGLSLPQLAQPHLEELSLKLGESTSAAVLDGTDIAYIARVTTRRIMNVGITVGTRFPAYATSMGRVLLAALPPAGLKDYLAAADIKPLTPRGLGTIPELLAVLDTVRAQGWCLLDQELELGLMSVAAPVFDGPTKVVAAVNVSLQAQSVAAQPDPEAYLAAVAREIVATAKLVSADLTARR, from the coding sequence ATGACCAACGCACCCGCAGACTCACGGGCCGCCCCGCAGGCGAGCGACCAGTACGTGCAGTCGCTGGCGCGCGGGCTGGCGGTGATCCGGGCTTTTGATACCGACCACCCGGTCATGACCCTCACCGAGGTGGCGGCCAGGACAGACCTGACCCGAGCCACGGCCCGGCGCTTCCTGCACACCCTTGTTGAGCTGGACTACGTCAGGACTGACGGCAAGACGTTTGCGCTCACGGCCAAGGTCCTGCAGCTCGGCTACGCCTACCTCAGCGGGCTGTCCCTGCCGCAGCTGGCCCAGCCCCACCTGGAGGAACTGTCGCTCAAATTGGGCGAGTCGACGTCGGCGGCAGTGCTGGACGGCACCGACATCGCCTACATCGCAAGGGTGACCACGCGCCGCATCATGAATGTCGGCATCACCGTGGGCACACGCTTCCCGGCCTATGCCACGTCCATGGGCAGGGTGCTGCTCGCGGCCCTGCCGCCCGCCGGACTCAAGGACTACCTGGCAGCGGCGGACATCAAACCGCTGACGCCGCGCGGGCTTGGCACTATCCCGGAGTTGCTGGCAGTGCTGGATACCGTCCGCGCCCAGGGCTGGTGCCTGCTTGACCAGGAGCTTGAGCTCGGGCTGATGTCCGTTGCCGCTCCCGTGTTCGATGGGCCAACCAAGGTGGTGGCCGCGGTGAACGTGTCCCTCCAGGCCCAGTCGGTGGCGGCCCAGCCGGATCCGGAAGCGTATCTGGCCGCAGTGGCCCGGGAAATCGTGGCTACCGCGAAGCTCGTCTCGGCGGACCTGACGGCCCGTCGGTAG
- a CDS encoding 3-oxoacid CoA-transferase subunit B, translated as MSAQTNSQASIQTSDKPLGRDELAELVARDIAPGSFVNLGIGQPTLVSNYLRPEQNITLHTENGMLGMGPAAEGDDIDGDLINAGKIPVTELPGASYFHHADSFAIMRGGHLDICVLGAFQVSATGDLANWHTGAPDAIPAVGGAMDLATGAKDVFVMMTLLTREGASKIVDACTYPLTGVGCVTRVYTDKAVFLTGPDGVQVRETFGCTFEELQDLVPVPLKPAAAVVG; from the coding sequence ATGAGCGCACAGACCAACAGCCAGGCCAGCATCCAGACGTCCGACAAGCCGCTGGGCCGCGACGAACTCGCCGAGCTCGTGGCCCGCGACATCGCGCCGGGTTCCTTCGTGAACCTCGGCATCGGCCAGCCCACCCTGGTCTCCAACTACCTCAGGCCGGAGCAGAACATCACGCTCCACACGGAGAACGGCATGCTGGGCATGGGTCCCGCAGCCGAGGGCGACGACATCGACGGCGACCTCATCAACGCCGGCAAGATCCCGGTCACGGAGCTGCCCGGGGCGTCCTACTTCCACCACGCGGACTCGTTCGCGATCATGCGCGGCGGCCACCTGGACATCTGCGTGCTCGGCGCGTTCCAGGTCTCGGCAACCGGAGACCTCGCCAACTGGCACACCGGCGCCCCGGACGCCATCCCCGCGGTGGGCGGCGCCATGGACCTCGCCACCGGCGCCAAGGACGTGTTTGTGATGATGACGCTCCTGACCCGTGAAGGCGCCTCGAAGATCGTGGACGCGTGCACGTACCCGCTCACCGGCGTCGGCTGCGTGACGCGCGTGTACACGGACAAGGCCGTCTTCCTCACCGGGCCCGACGGCGTCCAGGTCCGCGAGACGTTCGGCTGCACCTTCGAGGAACTCCAGGACCTCGTGCCCGTCCCGCTCAAGCCAGCCGCCGCCGTCGTTGGTTGA
- a CDS encoding 3-oxoacid CoA-transferase subunit A, translated as MLTFVDTVADAVSGIKDGSTVMIGGFGNAGQPFELIDALMDCGATDLTVVNNNAGQGDQGLALLIKEGRVRKMICSFPRQSDSWHFDAKYHAGEIELELVPQGNLAERIRAAGAGIGGFFTPTGYGTMLAEGKETRIIDGRGQVFETPIHADVALIKALKADGVGNLVYRKTARNFGPIMAAAAKHTVVQVSEIVPTGGLDPENVVTPGIYVNSIVKVA; from the coding sequence ATGCTGACTTTTGTAGATACCGTTGCCGACGCCGTGTCCGGTATCAAGGACGGCTCCACCGTGATGATCGGCGGTTTCGGCAATGCCGGGCAGCCGTTCGAACTGATCGACGCGCTGATGGACTGCGGCGCCACGGACCTGACCGTGGTGAACAACAACGCCGGCCAGGGCGACCAGGGCCTCGCGCTGCTGATCAAGGAGGGCCGGGTCAGGAAGATGATCTGCTCCTTCCCGCGGCAGTCCGATTCCTGGCACTTCGACGCCAAATATCACGCCGGCGAGATCGAGCTGGAACTGGTGCCGCAGGGCAACCTGGCCGAGCGGATCCGCGCCGCCGGAGCCGGTATCGGCGGGTTCTTCACGCCCACCGGCTACGGCACCATGCTGGCCGAGGGCAAGGAAACCCGCATCATCGACGGCCGCGGCCAGGTGTTCGAAACCCCCATCCATGCAGACGTGGCGTTGATCAAGGCCCTGAAGGCCGACGGCGTGGGGAACCTCGTGTACCGCAAGACCGCCCGGAACTTCGGTCCCATCATGGCCGCCGCGGCCAAGCACACGGTGGTCCAGGTGTCCGAGATCGTCCCCACCGGCGGGCTTGATCCCGAAAACGTCGTAACCCCCGGCATCTACGTCAACAGCATCGTGAAGGTGGCCTGA
- a CDS encoding thiolase family protein — translation MNQAFLYDAVRTPFGKFGSGLAGVRPDDLAAHVITESVKRAPGLDPERIDEVVFGNANGAGEENRNIARMGTLLAGLPVSIPGTTVNRLCGSSLDAAIIASRQINAGDAELMLVGGAESMSRAPWVLPKTEKPYPAGDMTLASTTLGWRLVNKAMPKDWIISLGEATERLREKYGVTREDQDEFAANSHNLSAAAWDEGFYDNLVAPVPGTDLVRDEGIRAGSSAEKLAGLKTVFRTENGTVTAGNSSPLSDGASAAWIGSEAAAGLLGLEPLARIAGRGAHANDPQFFGYAPVEAANKALAKAGIGWDQVGAVELNEAFAAQSLACINAWGIDPSIVNRHGGALAMGHPLGASGTRILGTLARSLQASGERWGVAAICIGVGQGLAVVLENVTAAPPAKPVKG, via the coding sequence ATGAACCAGGCTTTTTTGTACGACGCCGTGCGCACGCCGTTCGGTAAGTTCGGCTCCGGCCTCGCCGGTGTCCGCCCGGATGACCTTGCCGCGCACGTGATCACCGAATCCGTGAAGCGCGCCCCCGGGCTGGATCCTGAGCGGATCGACGAGGTCGTCTTCGGCAACGCCAACGGCGCCGGTGAAGAGAACCGCAACATCGCCAGGATGGGCACCCTGCTGGCCGGCCTTCCGGTCTCGATCCCCGGCACTACGGTGAACCGGCTGTGCGGTTCGTCGCTGGACGCGGCGATCATCGCCTCGCGCCAGATCAACGCCGGCGACGCCGAGCTGATGCTCGTGGGCGGTGCCGAATCGATGTCCCGGGCCCCCTGGGTGCTGCCCAAGACGGAGAAGCCCTACCCGGCCGGGGACATGACCCTGGCCTCCACCACGCTGGGCTGGCGCCTGGTGAACAAGGCGATGCCGAAGGACTGGATCATCTCCCTGGGCGAGGCCACCGAGCGGCTGCGCGAGAAGTACGGCGTGACCCGCGAGGACCAGGACGAGTTCGCCGCGAACTCGCACAACCTTTCCGCCGCAGCGTGGGACGAGGGCTTCTACGACAACCTCGTCGCCCCGGTGCCGGGCACGGACCTGGTCCGCGATGAAGGCATCCGTGCCGGCTCCTCCGCGGAGAAGCTCGCCGGTCTCAAGACCGTGTTCCGCACCGAGAACGGCACCGTCACCGCCGGAAACTCATCCCCGCTGTCCGACGGCGCCTCCGCGGCCTGGATCGGAAGCGAAGCGGCCGCCGGGCTGCTGGGGCTGGAACCGCTGGCCCGCATCGCCGGCCGCGGCGCGCACGCCAACGATCCCCAGTTCTTCGGCTACGCTCCGGTGGAGGCCGCGAACAAGGCCCTCGCGAAGGCGGGCATCGGCTGGGACCAGGTGGGCGCCGTCGAACTTAACGAAGCGTTCGCCGCACAGTCCCTGGCCTGCATCAACGCCTGGGGCATCGATCCTTCGATCGTGAACCGCCACGGCGGCGCACTCGCCATGGGCCACCCCCTCGGCGCGTCCGGCACACGGATCCTGGGCACCCTAGCCCGGTCCCTGCAGGCCTCCGGTGAGCGCTGGGGCGTCGCCGCGATCTGCATCGGCGTGGGCCAGGGTCTGGCCGTTGTCCTCGAAAACGTCACCGCCGCCCCGCCGGCAAAACCAGTGAAGGGCTAA
- the pcaC gene encoding 4-carboxymuconolactone decarboxylase — protein sequence MSGAAPNRGERNGVVQPDATSQEIYDGGMVVRREVLGAAHVDRANANKDEFTDDFQDMITRIAWGGIWTRPGLSRQMRSAVTITAMVAHGHWEELAMHIRAAITNGLSRDEIKEILLQTAIYCGVPAANTAFKTAQQVFQVLDSTDMDAAATPDNAPTPPN from the coding sequence ATGAGCGGCGCAGCCCCGAACAGGGGAGAGCGGAACGGCGTGGTCCAGCCGGACGCCACCAGCCAGGAAATTTACGACGGCGGCATGGTGGTCCGCCGCGAAGTGCTGGGCGCCGCGCACGTGGACCGGGCCAACGCCAACAAGGACGAATTCACCGACGATTTCCAGGACATGATCACGCGGATCGCGTGGGGTGGCATCTGGACCCGGCCGGGCCTCTCACGGCAGATGCGCTCGGCCGTGACCATCACCGCGATGGTGGCGCACGGGCACTGGGAAGAGCTGGCGATGCACATCCGCGCGGCCATCACCAACGGCCTGAGCAGGGACGAAATCAAGGAAATCCTGCTGCAGACCGCCATCTACTGCGGAGTTCCCGCCGCCAACACAGCCTTCAAGACCGCCCAGCAGGTCTTCCAAGTCTTGGACAGCACGGACATGGACGCGGCCGCCACCCCGGATAACGCGCCCACCCCACCCAACTAG
- a CDS encoding alpha/beta fold hydrolase, with translation MAKPTLKAVLLSPQRPLGDRPLLVVGPSLGTSTVLWSEAASLLGNDYDVVAWDLPGHGVSPAATETFDVAALADSVVELVDSIAPGGAFHYAGVSLGGATGLQLGIKHGERLKSLSVQCTGAKIGTPEAWLERAETVRSQGTPVMIQGSAQRWFAPGFMDREPERSSRLLHSLRDTDRFSYAFCCEALAGFDVRADLGRITVPTQAVAGAADTVAPPSMAQETVEGITAGGGTANSVTLEGVAHLAPAEAPAHVAELLRTLITWSESQGAAK, from the coding sequence GTGGCTAAACCGACCCTGAAAGCAGTTCTGCTTTCACCCCAGCGCCCGCTGGGGGACCGGCCCCTGCTGGTGGTTGGACCCTCCCTGGGTACGTCCACCGTCCTGTGGTCCGAGGCGGCCTCCCTGCTCGGAAACGACTACGACGTGGTGGCCTGGGACCTGCCCGGCCACGGCGTCTCACCCGCCGCCACGGAGACGTTCGACGTCGCCGCGCTGGCAGATTCAGTGGTGGAGCTGGTGGACTCGATCGCGCCGGGCGGAGCCTTCCACTATGCCGGGGTTTCGCTCGGCGGCGCCACCGGCCTGCAGCTGGGCATCAAGCACGGCGAACGCCTCAAGAGCCTGTCCGTCCAGTGCACCGGCGCCAAGATCGGCACCCCCGAAGCCTGGTTGGAACGCGCCGAAACCGTACGCAGCCAGGGCACTCCCGTGATGATCCAGGGTTCCGCGCAGCGCTGGTTCGCGCCGGGATTTATGGACCGTGAGCCCGAGCGGAGCAGCCGGCTCCTGCACTCCCTCCGCGACACCGACCGCTTCAGCTACGCCTTCTGCTGCGAAGCCCTGGCAGGCTTCGACGTCCGTGCCGACCTCGGTAGAATCACCGTCCCCACCCAGGCAGTTGCCGGCGCGGCGGACACTGTTGCACCGCCGTCGATGGCTCAGGAAACCGTTGAGGGCATTACCGCCGGCGGCGGTACGGCAAATTCTGTGACGCTGGAGGGAGTGGCGCACCTGGCCCCGGCCGAAGCCCCCGCCCACGTTGCCGAACTGCTGCGGACCCTCATCACCTGGAGCGAATCCCAGGGGGCAGCCAAATGA
- a CDS encoding lyase family protein: MEGTGHFGNAADGDVGLLSPVSASPLVTALTGDRAVLAAILAVESGWAAVLEKAGLAPVGSAAVVASAAEAGRYDAADIALRAQGGGNPVIPLLADLRTHVTALDGARIGAVKAVHTSLTSQDVLDTALMLLARNTVEAVLADLKCTTAALASLAEQHADTLGVGRSLTQHSLPYTFGLRAAQWFHGLAAAGRQLGTVQFPVQFGGAAGTLAAGTVLTSGSATSPFDLADSLARQLGLAAAPAPWHTNRLAVTSLGNALASVLDATGKIATDVLFLSRPEVAELAEPRAAGRGVSSAMPQKQNPVLSVLIRSAALQAPQLVAQLHLAAANFNDERPDAAWHTEWPALRQLLRLALGAAGHLRELAEGLQVFPDAMRRNLDLAGPLLLAEGVGAAVAPLLDDQGGRSGKEQLLAVVDRTLEAPVADQGATYRRLLREAVPAETLPHGQMAELLEPASYLGQAAEISRRILAAYPDFSTPTQNGANRG; the protein is encoded by the coding sequence ATGGAAGGTACCGGCCACTTCGGAAACGCTGCGGACGGTGACGTGGGCCTGCTGAGTCCTGTCTCGGCGTCGCCCCTGGTTACGGCGCTGACCGGTGACCGCGCGGTGCTGGCGGCGATCCTCGCCGTCGAGTCCGGCTGGGCCGCCGTGCTGGAGAAGGCTGGCCTGGCGCCTGTCGGTTCCGCCGCCGTCGTGGCCTCCGCCGCCGAGGCGGGACGCTACGACGCAGCAGACATCGCGCTCCGGGCCCAGGGCGGCGGCAACCCCGTCATCCCGCTGCTGGCAGACCTGCGGACGCATGTCACGGCGCTGGACGGCGCCCGCATCGGCGCAGTGAAGGCGGTCCACACCTCGCTGACCAGCCAGGACGTTCTGGACACGGCCCTGATGCTGCTCGCGCGCAACACCGTGGAGGCGGTGCTGGCTGACCTGAAATGCACGACGGCGGCGCTCGCTTCCTTGGCGGAACAGCATGCGGACACGCTGGGCGTGGGCAGGAGCCTGACCCAGCACTCGCTTCCGTATACGTTCGGGCTGCGGGCGGCGCAGTGGTTCCACGGGCTGGCCGCCGCGGGCCGGCAGCTGGGCACGGTGCAGTTCCCGGTGCAGTTCGGCGGGGCGGCCGGAACATTGGCTGCTGGAACGGTGCTGACTTCCGGCTCGGCCACCAGCCCCTTTGACCTGGCCGATTCCCTGGCCCGGCAACTGGGCCTGGCCGCGGCACCGGCACCGTGGCACACGAACCGGCTGGCCGTCACATCCCTCGGAAATGCCTTGGCCTCGGTGCTGGATGCCACCGGCAAAATCGCCACGGACGTCCTGTTCCTGAGCCGGCCCGAGGTGGCCGAACTCGCCGAACCGCGCGCCGCCGGACGCGGCGTCTCCTCGGCCATGCCCCAGAAGCAGAACCCCGTATTGTCGGTCCTCATCCGCAGCGCCGCACTCCAGGCGCCCCAGCTGGTGGCCCAGCTGCACCTGGCCGCCGCCAACTTCAACGACGAACGCCCCGACGCCGCCTGGCACACGGAATGGCCGGCCCTGCGCCAGCTCCTCCGCCTGGCACTCGGCGCGGCCGGGCACCTCCGGGAGCTCGCCGAAGGCCTGCAGGTTTTCCCCGACGCCATGCGCCGCAACCTGGACCTCGCCGGACCGCTGCTCCTGGCCGAAGGGGTGGGCGCCGCCGTCGCCCCGCTGCTCGACGACCAGGGTGGCCGCAGCGGCAAGGAGCAGCTGCTGGCCGTGGTGGACCGGACCCTAGAGGCGCCCGTAGCCGACCAGGGCGCCACCTACCGGCGGCTGCTCCGCGAAGCCGTGCCGGCGGAGACGCTTCCTCACGGGCAGATGGCAGAACTCCTTGAGCCGGCCAGCTACCTGGGCCAGGCAGCCGAGATCTCGCGCCGCATTCTGGCCGCGTACCCCGACTTTTCAACACCCACCCAGAACGGAGCCAACCGTGGCTAA
- the pcaG gene encoding protocatechuate 3,4-dioxygenase subunit alpha gives MSTTTNLVPTPGQTVGPFYGYALPFVKDNELLAPGSPGSIRLQGTVYDGAGETIPDAILEIWQPDADGRIVQQTGSLVRDGYTFTGWGRASVGHSGVYTFTTVNPGPTGPGAAPFISVAVFARGLMNRLFTRVYLPENEEALAKDPLLSSLDPERRKTLIARRDADGGLTWDIRLQGEGETVFLDFQ, from the coding sequence GTGAGTACAACCACCAATCTTGTTCCCACCCCCGGCCAGACCGTCGGCCCGTTCTACGGTTACGCCCTGCCGTTCGTGAAGGACAACGAACTCCTGGCGCCCGGCTCGCCCGGCTCCATCCGCCTCCAGGGCACTGTATATGACGGCGCCGGGGAGACCATCCCGGACGCCATCCTCGAGATCTGGCAGCCCGATGCCGACGGCAGGATCGTGCAGCAGACCGGCTCCCTGGTTCGCGACGGCTACACCTTCACCGGCTGGGGCCGCGCTTCCGTGGGCCACTCCGGCGTGTACACCTTCACCACCGTGAACCCGGGCCCTACCGGACCCGGTGCCGCCCCCTTCATCTCCGTGGCCGTGTTTGCCCGCGGCCTGATGAACCGGCTTTTCACCCGCGTATACCTGCCGGAAAACGAGGAAGCCCTCGCCAAAGACCCGCTGCTCAGCTCCCTGGACCCGGAGCGCCGCAAGACCCTCATTGCACGGCGCGATGCCGACGGCGGACTCACCTGGGACATCCGCCTGCAGGGCGAGGGCGAAACAGTCTTCCTGGACTTCCAGTGA